A stretch of DNA from Variovorax paradoxus:
ACTTCTTCAGGGCGCTCGTCCACGAGCAGCACCATCATGTGCACGTCGGGGTAGTTGGCGCTGATCGCGTGGGCGATGTGCTGCATCATCACCGTCTTGCCGCTCTTGGGCGGCGCCACGAGCAGGGCGCGCTGGCCTTTGCCGATGGGGGCGATGATGTCGATGATGCGGCCGGTGAGGTTCTCTTCGCCCTTGACGCCTTCGCGCTCCAGCTTCATCTGTTCCTTGGGGAACAGCGGCGTCAGGTTCTCGAACATCACCTTGTGCTTGTTGGCTTCGGGTGCGCCGTCGTTGACCTTGTCGAGCTTGGTCAGTGCAAAGTAGCGCTCGCCGTCCTTGGGCGTGCGCACTTCACCTTCGATCATGTCGCCGGTGTGCAGGTTGAAGCGCCGCACCTGGCTGGGCGAGATGTAGATGTCGTCGGTGCTGGCCGTGAAGCTGGTGTCGGGACTGCGCAGGAAGCCGAAGCCGTCGGGCAGGATTTCGAGCACGCCGTCGGCGAAGACCTGTTCGCCGGCCTTGGCGCGCTTCTTGATGATCGCGAACATCAGCTCCTGCTTGCGCATGCGGCCGATGTTTTCGATTTCAAGCGCCTCAGCCTGCTTGAAGACTTCAGACACGTGGAGTGCCTTGAGTTCGTTTAAGTGCATGGAACGACCCCTGGAGGGGTAATCGAAACGGGAACGGGGGGAGGTTTGATGTGGGGCAAGAACTGCCTCACGAACCGGGGAACTCGAACCGGTTGCCTGATGAAAGGCCCGGTGAACTGAGGGCGATTATGACAGGAAAATCGCCCCGGCCAACGCATTGCGCGCTGGCCGGAAGAAATGCCTCAGGCGAGTTGCTGGTCGATGAAGGCCGTGAGTTGCGCCTTGCTCATGGCGCCGACCTTGGTGGCGGCCAGCTGGCCGTCCTTGAACAGCATCAGCGTGGGGATGCCGCGGATGCCGAACTTGGCGGGGATGTCGCGGTTTTCGTCGACGTTGAGCTTGGCGATCTGCAGCTTGCCTTCGTACGTGGCCGAGACCTCGTCCAGGATGGGGGCGATCATCTTGCAGGGACCGCACCATTCGGCCCAGTAGTCGACCAGAACCGGCTGGCTGGACTTGAGCACGTCGGCCTCGAAGGAAGAATCGGAGATGTGTTTGATCAGTTCGCTGGCCATGTGATGTGTCCTTGTGCGCAGAGAGAGTTTCGGTGCAGCTAAAGTGCTGGTCATTGTGACAGAAACCAAGGGGTGACGTGCCATGCGGCCCGGCTATGGCGGCGATAGCCAAAGCCCTTTGCGGCCCTGCCGCCGACCCCCTCAACCCCCTCGATAGAACATGAACGAAGGCCATCCCGTCCAGGCCCTGTGGTGCGATCCCGCCGACGGCGTCGTCGCGCGGATCGTCCGCGCGCTCGGCGAACGGCAGCTGCATGCGGCGCGCACCGTCGTGCTGGTGCCGTATGCGCAGCTGATGGCGGTCGCGCGCGGCATGTGGGCGCGCTGCGGCAGCCCGGGCTTCGTGCCGCGCTTCGAAACCACGCACAACTGGGCGCGCAGCGCTGGCGGCTTCCTGCCGTCCGGCTACGACATCGCCTTCGACATGGCGCGCGACCTGGTCACGGCGCAGGGCCTGCTCGCGCAGTCGGGCTTCCAGTCCGAACGCTTTGCGCTTGCTGGGCGCGTGGTCGAGCTGGCCTATCAGCTGGCGCCGTTGGCCGCTGCCGTGACGCCGGAGCTGCGCAGCAGCGACTGGGCACAGAGCGCGGCCAAGGTGGCTGAAGCGGGCAGCGAGTCGGAATGGTTCCGCATCGAGAGTGCGTTGATCCGCGTCGCCGTGGCCTGGGCCGCGAACTCGGGCTACGCGACCGACGTGCTGCTGCGCGACGCGGCACGCACCCAGGTCGATGCGCTGATCGTGCTCGAGGGCTTCCAGACCGACCCGCTGACGCAGGCGCTGAGCGCGCTGTGGGGTGATCGCGCCATCCGCATTCCGCTCGTGCCCGCCGACGCACCGCCGTCTGCCGCCCACGCCCACGTGGCGCTCGACCCCGAAGACGAGGCCCAGCTGGCCGCCGCCTGCGTGCTGCAGCACCTGGCCGAGGGCCGCGCGCCCGTCGCGCTCGTCGCCACCGACCGCGCGCTCACCCGCCGCGTCAGCGCGCAGCTGAGCACGCAAGGCATCGTTACGCACGACGAAACCGGCTGGAAGCTGTCCACCACGCGCGCCGCCGCCACGCTGATGAGCGCACTGCGCGCTTGCGCGCACGACGCCGCCACCGACCAGGTGCTCGAATGGCTCAAGAGCGGCGCCGAGGTCGACGTGCTCGCCGTCCAGTCGCTCGAAATGCGCCTGCGACGCGAAGGCGTGCGCGACTGGCAAGCCTGGTGCGCGTTGATCGCGCGCAGCGACAAACCGCAAGACGAAGGCCTGCGCGCCTTCACCCTCACCATCGAAGCCCGCCGCGCACCGATGGCGCGCGCGCGCTCCCTGGCCGACTGGCACCGCGCGCTGCGCGAGCTGCTGACGGTCGGCGAACAGTGGGACGCGCTCACCGCCGACTTCGCAGGCGCCAAGGTCATCGGAGCCCTCTGGCTCGATGCCGACGCGCACGGCGAGGAAGACGAGTTTCCCGGCGGACGCCACAGCCTCGCCGAATTCACGGCCTGGGCGCGAGACGTGCTCGAAGACGCCAGCTTCGTGCCGCCCGCCGGCGACGAAACCCCCAAGGTGTCGGTGCTGCCGATGAACCAGCTGCTGGGCCGCGTCTTCGGCGCCGTCGTCATTCCCGGCTGCGACGACCGCCGCATGCCCGCGTCGCCCGAGCCGCCGGGCAACTGGAGCGCGGCGCAGCGCCTCGACCTGGGCTTGGCGTCGCGCGATGTGCTGGAGGCCGCGCAGCGCGCGGCCTGGGCCATGGCCACGCGCAACCCGTGCTGCGACCTGGTCTGGCGCCATTCCGACGCCAGCGGCGAGCCCGTGCGCCCGAGCCCGCTCGTGCAGGCCCTGCAGCTCGCCCATGCACTGCAGCCGGGCGTCGATCCGCGCACGCCACGCGACGTCACCGTCACTCCGACCCTGCGGCCCACGCCCTCGGGCGCGCTGCTGCCGCTCACCAACGTGTCGACCAGCGTCTACGAAGACCTGCGCCGCTGTCCCTATCGCTTCTTCGCGCTGCGCCAACTCGGCCTGCGCACCGCCGACGAGCTCGATGCCGAAGTCGACAAGCGCGACTTCGGCAACTGGCTGCACGCGGTGCTCGGCCAGTTCCACGAGACCTTGCGCGACGCGCCGACGACCGATGCGCAAGCGCGCGTCGCGCTGCTCGCCGGCACCGCGCGCGATGTCACGCAGACGCTCGGCTATTCCGATGCCGAGTTCCTGCCCTTCGCCGCCGCGTGGC
This window harbors:
- a CDS encoding PD-(D/E)XK nuclease family protein → MNEGHPVQALWCDPADGVVARIVRALGERQLHAARTVVLVPYAQLMAVARGMWARCGSPGFVPRFETTHNWARSAGGFLPSGYDIAFDMARDLVTAQGLLAQSGFQSERFALAGRVVELAYQLAPLAAAVTPELRSSDWAQSAAKVAEAGSESEWFRIESALIRVAVAWAANSGYATDVLLRDAARTQVDALIVLEGFQTDPLTQALSALWGDRAIRIPLVPADAPPSAAHAHVALDPEDEAQLAAACVLQHLAEGRAPVALVATDRALTRRVSAQLSTQGIVTHDETGWKLSTTRAAATLMSALRACAHDAATDQVLEWLKSGAEVDVLAVQSLEMRLRREGVRDWQAWCALIARSDKPQDEGLRAFTLTIEARRAPMARARSLADWHRALRELLTVGEQWDALTADFAGAKVIGALWLDADAHGEEDEFPGGRHSLAEFTAWARDVLEDASFVPPAGDETPKVSVLPMNQLLGRVFGAVVIPGCDDRRMPASPEPPGNWSAAQRLDLGLASRDVLEAAQRAAWAMATRNPCCDLVWRHSDASGEPVRPSPLVQALQLAHALQPGVDPRTPRDVTVTPTLRPTPSGALLPLTNVSTSVYEDLRRCPYRFFALRQLGLRTADELDAEVDKRDFGNWLHAVLGQFHETLRDAPTTDAQARVALLAGTARDVTQTLGYSDAEFLPFAAAWPAVRDGYLEWLAKHEAGGAVFVEAEPWKEQPLGTLRLVGRLDRVDRTADGQPFVIDYKTETASVTKERVKDPTEDTQLAFYAALIADDTLRAAYVNVGEKSSGTQTVEQPAVVEARDALVAGIIDDFARIAQGAPLPPLGEGSVCDFCAARGLCRKDFWEVTP
- the trxA gene encoding thioredoxin TrxA, with the translated sequence MASELIKHISDSSFEADVLKSSQPVLVDYWAEWCGPCKMIAPILDEVSATYEGKLQIAKLNVDENRDIPAKFGIRGIPTLMLFKDGQLAATKVGAMSKAQLTAFIDQQLA
- the rho gene encoding transcription termination factor Rho; its protein translation is MHLNELKALHVSEVFKQAEALEIENIGRMRKQELMFAIIKKRAKAGEQVFADGVLEILPDGFGFLRSPDTSFTASTDDIYISPSQVRRFNLHTGDMIEGEVRTPKDGERYFALTKLDKVNDGAPEANKHKVMFENLTPLFPKEQMKLEREGVKGEENLTGRIIDIIAPIGKGQRALLVAPPKSGKTVMMQHIAHAISANYPDVHMMVLLVDERPEEVTEMQRTVKGEVIASTFDEPAARHVHVAEMVIERAKRLVELKKDVVILLDSITRLARAYNNVVPSSGKVLTGGVDSNALQRPKRFLGAARNVEEGGSLTIIGTALIDTGSRMDEVIFEEFKGTGNSEIHLDRRLYEKRVFPSIQLNRSGTRREELLLAPEILQKTRILRQLMYNMDEIESMELMLKNMKATKTNVEFFDMMRRGG